GAGTTAAGTAGGGTCTCCCTCTTGCAGGGGGAGACCCTACCAAGAATAGATCCAATATGCTTAAACTGAACAACATCGAAGTTGCCTATCTGAACGTGATAAGGGTATTGCATGGCATCTCCATGGCTGTGGAGAACTGCTCTGTTGTTGCTTTGCTCGGAGCCAATGGTGCCGGCAAGACCACCACGCTCAAGGCGATATCCGGCCTGCTCCAGGTCGAGGAGGGTGAGGTGGTTGACGGCAGCATTGAGTGGGACGGCCAGAGAATTGACAAAAAGAGCGCTGTTGATATAGGCAAGCTGGGCATTGTCCAGGCACTGGAAGGACGGCGTGTCTTCGGTCATCTGACTACGGAGGAGAACCTGATGGTGGGCGCTCATAACCGCAACGACCGCCATGACATCAGAGAAGACTTGAGCATGGTTTATGATTACTTCCCCCGGCTCAAGAATCTGCGACATAACATCGCCGGCTATCTTTCCGGCGGTGAGCAGCAGATGCTGGTTATAGGCAGAGCAATGATGTCGGCTCCGAAGCTTATGATGCTCGATGAGCCGTCATTGGGACTGGCACCGATGCTGGTTGAAGAGATTTACGACATCATACAGCGATTCAATACCGAGAAGAAAACATCTATTCTGCTCGTGGAGCAGAATGTCAGAATTGCCCTCAATATCGCCCATTACGGCTACGTGATGGAAAATGGACG
This genomic interval from Chloroflexota bacterium contains the following:
- a CDS encoding ABC transporter ATP-binding protein, which translates into the protein MLKLNNIEVAYLNVIRVLHGISMAVENCSVVALLGANGAGKTTTLKAISGLLQVEEGEVVDGSIEWDGQRIDKKSAVDIGKLGIVQALEGRRVFGHLTTEENLMVGAHNRNDRHDIREDLSMVYDYFPRLKNLRHNIAGYLSGGEQQMLVIGRAMMSAPKLMMLDEPSLGLAPMLVEEIYDIIQRFNTEKKTSILLVEQNVRIALNIAHYGYVMENGRVVLDGTADFLKNNEDVKEFYMGLSAVGAKKSYRSVKHYKRRKRWL